One window from the genome of Streptomyces cadmiisoli encodes:
- a CDS encoding VOC family protein, with protein MDTRLEVVVIPVADVDRAKAFYKGLGWREDADFPSGDDFRVVQFTPPGSPCSVIFGAGVSGAEPGSAQGLHLIVSDVEAARAELIERGADVGEVFHDADGVFHRAGTGNRVAGPDPERRSYCSFAAFSDPDGNGWVLQEITERLPGR; from the coding sequence ATGGATACGAGGCTTGAGGTCGTGGTGATCCCGGTCGCGGACGTGGACCGGGCGAAGGCCTTCTACAAAGGCCTGGGATGGCGCGAGGACGCCGACTTCCCCTCCGGGGACGACTTCCGCGTGGTGCAGTTCACCCCGCCCGGGTCTCCCTGCTCGGTGATCTTCGGCGCCGGGGTCAGCGGCGCCGAGCCCGGATCAGCACAGGGACTGCACCTGATCGTCTCGGACGTCGAAGCGGCCCGTGCCGAGCTCATCGAGCGGGGAGCGGACGTCGGCGAGGTCTTCCACGACGCCGACGGTGTCTTCCATCGCGCCGGTACCGGCAACCGGGTCGCGGGTCCGGACCCCGAACGCCGCAGCTACTGCTCGTTCGCCGCGTTCAGCGACCCCGACGGCAACGGCTGGGTCCTCCAGGAGATCACCGAACGCCTTCCCGGCCGCTGA
- a CDS encoding alpha/beta fold hydrolase translates to MFVGAPRPVLPVARPPHRLAAADGAGPRTSTQDHSPPSMFAAVPHAGAGRTTRTDAPVHPDAVPAAPYRRLPGTLRSDTPLRDGNNMPISRSIEPRFRPRRAYVMAAAVTGALLTAAPAAADGTPTAPDGGGAANGKPTVVLVHGAFADSSSWNGVVERLQRDGFNVIAPANPLRGLASDSAYTASVLKSIKGPIVLVGHSYGGAVISSAAAGNPQVKSLVYISAFMPDKGETLGQLAAKLPGSELNSALKPTPFQSGDGTKGTDLYIQAAKFRDVFAADLPARMTKQMAATQRPISAAAFMDKASAAAWRTIPSWALVARHDKSIAPALERFEAKRAGSHTIEIDSSHVAMLSHPDVVTNMIRAAAGQKEPTLASTGSKTLALAVTGGIAGVSVIAGALTMMAARRRRRTAS, encoded by the coding sequence ATGTTCGTCGGCGCGCCTCGTCCGGTCCTGCCCGTCGCGCGACCGCCGCACCGGCTGGCCGCGGCGGACGGCGCAGGTCCGCGCACCAGCACCCAGGACCACTCGCCGCCCAGCATGTTCGCCGCCGTTCCACACGCGGGAGCGGGCCGCACCACCCGGACGGACGCGCCCGTTCACCCGGATGCCGTCCCGGCCGCGCCGTACCGGCGGCTCCCCGGAACGCTGAGGTCCGACACCCCCCTCAGAGACGGGAACAACATGCCCATATCGCGCAGCATCGAACCCCGGTTCCGACCGCGTCGTGCCTACGTGATGGCGGCGGCAGTCACCGGAGCACTGCTCACCGCGGCCCCGGCCGCCGCCGACGGCACCCCCACCGCCCCCGACGGCGGCGGCGCCGCGAACGGCAAGCCCACCGTCGTACTGGTGCACGGCGCGTTCGCCGACTCCTCCAGCTGGAACGGCGTGGTGGAGCGTCTGCAACGGGACGGGTTCAACGTGATCGCTCCCGCCAACCCGCTGCGCGGACTGGCGAGCGACTCCGCCTACACGGCCAGCGTCCTCAAGAGCATCAAGGGCCCGATCGTGCTGGTCGGCCACTCCTACGGCGGCGCGGTGATCAGCAGCGCCGCGGCCGGCAATCCCCAGGTGAAGTCGCTGGTCTACATATCCGCGTTCATGCCGGACAAGGGCGAAACCCTGGGCCAGCTCGCGGCCAAGCTGCCCGGCAGTGAACTCAACAGCGCCCTGAAGCCCACGCCGTTCCAGAGCGGTGACGGCACCAAGGGCACGGACCTCTACATCCAGGCCGCCAAGTTCCGCGACGTGTTCGCCGCCGATCTGCCCGCCCGGATGACGAAGCAGATGGCCGCGACCCAGCGCCCCATCAGCGCCGCGGCCTTCATGGACAAGGCCTCCGCCGCCGCCTGGCGGACCATCCCGTCCTGGGCACTGGTCGCGCGCCACGACAAGTCGATCGCCCCCGCCCTGGAGCGGTTCGAGGCCAAGCGGGCCGGCTCGCACACGATCGAGATCGACTCCTCCCACGTCGCGATGCTCTCGCACCCCGACGTGGTCACGAACATGATCCGCGCCGCGGCCGGGCAGAAGGAGCCGACTCTCGCCTCGACCGGTTCGAAGACTCTGGCCCTGGCGGTCACCGGTGGCATCGCGGGAGTGTCCGTGATCGCCGGGGCGCTGACCATGATGGCCGCACGCAGGCGGCGCAGGACCGCGTCCTGA
- a CDS encoding TetR/AcrR family transcriptional regulator, with the protein MPGELTPKGRATRRRIVEGAATVLREKGVGTATLDDFMAQTGTSKSQLFHYFPAGKDELLLAVARFEADQVLEDQQPYLGCLDSWAAWERWRDVVIKRYETQGEQCPLGTLFSQIGRSSPGARAILIELLRGWQESLAAGVRALQAAGRLPADLDVDTRATALLTAIQGGVAILLSTGQSTHLRVALTQGIEDLRRAGDAMA; encoded by the coding sequence ATGCCCGGGGAGTTGACGCCGAAGGGGCGGGCGACGCGGAGGCGGATCGTCGAGGGGGCCGCGACGGTCCTGCGCGAGAAGGGCGTCGGCACGGCGACGCTGGACGACTTCATGGCGCAGACCGGCACCAGCAAGAGCCAGTTGTTCCACTACTTCCCCGCGGGCAAGGACGAACTGCTGCTCGCCGTGGCCCGGTTCGAGGCGGATCAGGTCCTGGAGGACCAGCAGCCGTACCTGGGGTGCCTCGATTCGTGGGCGGCCTGGGAGCGGTGGCGGGACGTGGTGATCAAGCGGTACGAGACACAGGGCGAGCAGTGTCCGCTGGGCACGCTGTTCTCGCAGATCGGCCGTTCGAGTCCCGGGGCGCGGGCGATCTTGATCGAGTTGCTCCGTGGCTGGCAGGAGAGCCTGGCCGCGGGTGTCCGGGCCCTCCAGGCGGCGGGCAGGCTGCCCGCCGACCTCGATGTGGACACGCGGGCCACCGCGCTGCTGACCGCGATCCAGGGGGGTGTGGCGATCCTGCTGTCGACGGGGCAGTCCACCCACTTGCGGGTCGCGCTGACCCAGGGGATCGAGGACCTGCGGCGCGCGGGCGACGCCATGGCGTGA
- a CDS encoding TetR-like C-terminal domain-containing protein, whose translation MFTSSSRPSRGPSRAGGPPRGHRESLREDLATWAVDPLDHISAPEGAASPRTVINATAEGEVRDRCLRKRSDQLDLIIERARARGESGPTTDQVMNHVLAPLHFRVLFGVAATDGARARALVDDLLSWVPATTAPADPA comes from the coding sequence ATGTTCACCAGCTCCTCGCGTCCGTCGCGAGGGCCGTCTCGCGCCGGAGGCCCTCCCCGCGGACACCGGGAGAGCCTGCGGGAGGATCTGGCGACCTGGGCGGTGGACCCGCTGGACCACATCAGCGCACCCGAGGGGGCGGCCTCGCCGCGCACCGTCATCAACGCGACCGCGGAGGGCGAGGTGCGCGATCGCTGTCTGCGCAAACGGTCCGATCAGCTCGACCTGATCATCGAGCGCGCGCGGGCGCGCGGCGAGTCCGGGCCGACCACGGACCAGGTCATGAACCATGTTCTCGCCCCGCTGCACTTCCGCGTCCTCTTCGGCGTCGCGGCGACGGACGGCGCCCGTGCCCGCGCCCTGGTGGACGACCTGCTGTCCTGGGTACCGGCGACAACCGCCCCGGCCGACCCGGCGTAA
- a CDS encoding SDR family NAD(P)-dependent oxidoreductase yields the protein MSMRLGGKTALVTGATSNIGRAIAEAFAAEGAHVVVSGRSKERGTEVVAGIRARGGRADFVRADLDGSAAASRALALDATRVLGGRVDVLVNNAGIYPADTTAATDEETFDRVYAINVKAPFFLTAAVAPAMVDAGGGTIVNLGSWIARLGIPIGALYSSTKGAVETLTRAWAAEFGPQGVRVNAISPGVVLTPGPREIHPAEAMMKGTPAGHVGTPEAIANAAVYLASDESSFVHGTVLDVDGGRTTAAVIAS from the coding sequence ATGTCGATGCGACTCGGGGGCAAGACCGCCCTGGTGACCGGGGCGACCAGCAACATCGGGCGGGCGATCGCGGAGGCCTTCGCAGCCGAGGGGGCACACGTCGTCGTCTCCGGCCGCAGCAAAGAGCGAGGCACGGAGGTCGTCGCCGGGATCCGCGCGCGCGGCGGGCGCGCCGACTTCGTACGGGCCGACCTGGACGGAAGCGCCGCCGCCTCACGGGCACTGGCATTGGACGCGACGCGGGTGCTCGGCGGCCGTGTCGACGTGCTGGTCAACAACGCCGGCATCTATCCCGCCGACACCACGGCGGCCACCGACGAGGAGACCTTCGACCGCGTCTACGCGATCAACGTCAAGGCCCCGTTCTTTCTGACCGCGGCCGTCGCGCCGGCCATGGTGGACGCGGGCGGCGGAACGATCGTCAACCTGGGCTCCTGGATCGCGCGCCTCGGCATTCCGATCGGCGCCCTCTACAGCTCGACCAAGGGAGCCGTGGAGACCCTGACCCGGGCCTGGGCGGCCGAGTTCGGACCGCAGGGCGTCCGGGTGAACGCGATCTCCCCCGGTGTCGTGCTGACACCCGGGCCCAGAGAGATCCACCCCGCCGAGGCCATGATGAAGGGCACCCCGGCAGGCCACGTGGGCACACCCGAGGCCATCGCGAACGCCGCGGTGTACCTGGCATCCGACGAGTCCTCATTCGTGCACGGCACCGTGCTCGACGTCGACGGCGGCCGCACCACCGCCGCGGTCATCGCGAGCTGA